A portion of the Brevundimonas pondensis genome contains these proteins:
- a CDS encoding pyridoxamine 5'-phosphate oxidase family protein, whose protein sequence is MTTAASSVIPIHGAAVAAILKLLDGQRLMTLASNRADGRPQASTLGYLNDGLNLYFVTARDSEKLRNITADPRVGVAIRGVAGEGEAVGVSIDGQAEEVTDGDEVQRLNDLIMKRSPEISPWAPGGDSVAVVKVIPDQVEAVAVIDGRSRAQTFSIGDPDRVVHGVSYEPSAVARLF, encoded by the coding sequence ATGACCACAGCCGCATCCAGCGTGATCCCTATCCACGGCGCGGCGGTGGCCGCGATCCTGAAGCTGCTGGACGGTCAGAGGTTGATGACCCTGGCGTCCAATCGCGCCGACGGGCGACCTCAGGCCAGCACGCTCGGCTATCTGAACGACGGTCTGAACCTCTATTTCGTCACGGCGCGCGACAGCGAGAAGCTGCGTAACATCACGGCTGACCCTCGCGTGGGCGTGGCCATTCGCGGCGTGGCCGGGGAGGGGGAGGCGGTCGGCGTCTCCATCGACGGTCAGGCCGAGGAAGTGACAGACGGAGACGAGGTTCAGCGCCTGAACGATCTGATCATGAAACGCTCGCCGGAAATCAGCCCCTGGGCCCCCGGCGGCGACTCGGTGGCGGTGGTGAAGGTGATTCCCGATCAGGTCGAGGCGGTGGCCGTGATCGACGGCCGCAGCCGCGCCCAGACCTTCTCGATCGGCGATCCCGACCGTGTCGTGCACGGCGTCAGCTACGAGCCCAGCGCCGTGGCGCGGCTGTTCTGA
- the secE gene encoding preprotein translocase subunit SecE, translating to MAKAKTPGGRRTVGNQTAAAASGAATVAVDAPAPKKKTSPAQFFSQVRAEARKIVWPSRKETWITSVMVFIMVLIASAFFWIVDTGLGFASRFILGLGQ from the coding sequence ATGGCCAAGGCGAAGACCCCCGGCGGTCGCCGCACCGTGGGAAACCAGACCGCAGCCGCCGCATCCGGCGCAGCCACGGTCGCCGTAGACGCGCCTGCACCCAAGAAAAAGACGTCGCCTGCCCAGTTCTTCAGCCAGGTTCGCGCTGAAGCCCGCAAGATCGTCTGGCCCAGCCGCAAGGAGACCTGGATCACCTCGGTGATGGTCTTCATCATGGTGCTGATCGCTTCGGCCTTCTTCTGGATCGTCGATACGGGGCTGGGCTTCGCGTCCCGCTTCATTCTCGGCCTCGGCCAATAA
- the nusG gene encoding transcription termination/antitermination protein NusG, with protein MTDAAPKPAANPRHKWYIVNAYSNFEKKVAEQLREQAKQQGLEDAFSEILVPTEEVVEIRRGRKVNSERKFFPGYVLVKMEMTDNAYHLVKNTPKVTGFLGAAGGTKPLPVSEREVQNIIGAVEEGVERPKPTIRFDIGETVKVTDGPFASFDGQVESVDEDNARLRVAVSIFGRPTPVDLEYNQVEKVSG; from the coding sequence ATGACTGATGCAGCGCCCAAGCCGGCGGCCAATCCCCGCCACAAATGGTATATCGTCAACGCCTACTCGAACTTCGAAAAGAAGGTCGCGGAGCAGCTGCGCGAGCAGGCGAAGCAGCAAGGCCTGGAAGACGCCTTCTCCGAAATCCTGGTTCCGACCGAGGAAGTCGTCGAGATCCGTCGCGGCCGCAAGGTGAACTCGGAACGCAAATTCTTCCCCGGCTACGTGCTGGTGAAGATGGAGATGACCGACAACGCCTACCACCTGGTCAAGAACACGCCGAAGGTCACGGGCTTCCTGGGCGCCGCGGGCGGCACCAAGCCCCTGCCGGTCTCGGAACGTGAGGTCCAGAACATCATCGGCGCCGTGGAAGAGGGCGTCGAGCGTCCGAAGCCCACCATCCGTTTCGACATCGGCGAAACCGTCAAGGTCACCGATGGCCCGTTCGCCAGCTTCGACGGTCAGGTCGAAAGCGTCGACGAAGACAACGCCCGCCTGCGTGTGGCCGTTTCGATCTTCGGCCGTCCGACCCCGGTGGACCTGGAATACAATCAGGTCGAGAAGGTCAGCGGCTAA
- the rplK gene encoding 50S ribosomal protein L11: protein MAKKILGYIKLQVAAGSATPSPPIGPALGQRGVNIMGFCKEFNARTEKVAKGTPLPTVITVYQDKSFTFITKTPPATFYLKQAAGIKSGAKLVGREIAGKVTQAQVREIAEAKMKDLNANDIDAAMRIIEGSARAIGIQVVEG from the coding sequence ATGGCCAAGAAGATTCTCGGCTATATCAAACTGCAAGTTGCGGCCGGTTCGGCCACGCCTTCGCCCCCGATCGGCCCGGCACTGGGTCAGCGCGGCGTCAACATCATGGGCTTCTGCAAGGAGTTCAACGCGCGCACCGAGAAGGTCGCCAAGGGCACCCCGCTGCCGACCGTCATCACGGTCTACCAGGACAAGTCCTTCACCTTCATCACGAAGACGCCCCCGGCCACCTTCTACCTGAAGCAGGCCGCCGGCATTAAGTCGGGCGCCAAGCTCGTCGGTCGCGAAATCGCCGGCAAGGTCACGCAGGCGCAAGTCCGCGAGATCGCTGAAGCGAAGATGAAAGACCTGAACGCCAACGACATCGACGCCGCCATGCGCATCATCGAAGGCTCGGCTCGCGCGATCGGCATCCAAGTGGTGGAGGGCTAA
- the rplA gene encoding 50S ribosomal protein L1 has translation MAKQTKAHKARTGVTQDLLPFADAIKLVKDNAKAKFDESMEIAVNLGVDPRHADQQVRGVVNLPSGTGRDVRVAVFAKDAKADEARAAGAEYVGAEDLYEQINGGLMDFDRVIASPDMMALVGRLGKVLGPRGLMPNPKVGTVTPNVAQAVKDAKGGAVEFRVEKAGIAHGGIGKVSFTQEALEANVKAYVDALNRAKPSGAKGTYVKRITLSSTMGPGFKVDPASLV, from the coding sequence ATGGCTAAGCAAACCAAGGCTCACAAGGCCCGCACCGGCGTCACGCAGGACCTCCTGCCGTTCGCCGACGCCATCAAGCTGGTCAAGGACAACGCCAAGGCCAAGTTCGACGAGTCGATGGAAATCGCCGTCAACCTGGGCGTCGACCCGCGTCACGCCGACCAACAGGTCCGCGGCGTGGTCAACCTGCCGTCGGGCACCGGCCGTGACGTTCGCGTCGCCGTCTTCGCCAAGGACGCCAAGGCTGATGAAGCCCGCGCCGCCGGCGCTGAATACGTTGGCGCCGAGGATCTGTACGAGCAGATCAACGGTGGTCTGATGGACTTCGACCGCGTCATCGCTTCGCCCGACATGATGGCCCTGGTCGGCCGTCTGGGTAAGGTGCTGGGCCCGCGCGGCCTGATGCCGAACCCCAAGGTCGGCACCGTGACCCCGAACGTCGCCCAAGCCGTCAAGGACGCCAAGGGCGGCGCCGTGGAGTTCCGCGTCGAGAAGGCTGGTATCGCTCACGGCGGCATCGGCAAGGTCTCCTTCACGCAGGAAGCCCTGGAAGCCAACGTCAAGGCTTACGTGGACGCTCTGAACCGCGCCAAGCCGTCGGGCGCCAAGGGCACCTATGTGAAGCGCATCACCCTGTCGTCGACGATGGGCCCGGGCTTCAAGGTCGATCCGGCTTCGCTGGTCTGA
- a CDS encoding NAD(P)-dependent oxidoreductase, translated as MKVTVLGASGRAGSEIVKELARRGHQVTGVARNPARIPTGEGITAASGDANDAAALPALLQGADAVVSAIMFVDTNPETLIAAVKSANVPRYLVVGGAGSLEAAPGLKVIDTPDFPEAYKAEASAGGRFLDRLRQEGDLDWTFLSPSAVFDGSERTGQFRLGDDSLLVTADGRSAISFPDYAIAMADEIEVPKHSRLRFTVGY; from the coding sequence ATGAAAGTCACAGTCCTCGGCGCCAGCGGCCGCGCCGGATCGGAAATCGTCAAGGAACTGGCCCGTCGCGGCCATCAGGTGACGGGCGTGGCCCGTAACCCGGCCCGCATCCCGACCGGCGAAGGCATCACCGCCGCCAGCGGCGACGCCAACGACGCCGCCGCCCTGCCCGCCCTGCTGCAGGGCGCAGACGCCGTGGTCAGCGCCATCATGTTCGTCGACACCAACCCCGAAACCCTGATCGCGGCAGTCAAGTCGGCGAACGTTCCCCGCTATCTGGTGGTCGGCGGCGCCGGCAGCCTGGAGGCCGCACCAGGCCTGAAGGTCATCGACACCCCGGACTTCCCGGAAGCCTACAAGGCCGAAGCCTCGGCGGGCGGTCGCTTCCTGGATCGCCTGCGTCAGGAAGGCGATCTGGACTGGACCTTCCTCTCGCCATCGGCGGTCTTCGACGGCAGCGAGCGGACAGGCCAGTTCCGCCTGGGCGACGACAGCCTGCTGGTCACGGCTGACGGCCGCAGCGCCATCTCCTTCCCCGATTACGCCATCGCCATGGCCGACGAAATTGAGGTGCCGAAACACAGCCGCCTGCGCTTCACGGTCGGCTACTAA
- a CDS encoding winged helix-turn-helix transcriptional regulator gives MQEGTEISSGHPSVTAAAEWRGDVYAANCPTRLLLDRIADKWTVLLLTTLADEPMRFNALKRRIEGVSQKMLSQTLRQMERDGLATRSVEATVPVSVTYAITPLGRTLVEALQPVIDWAETRMPQVAAAQAAYDARGS, from the coding sequence ATGCAAGAAGGCACCGAAATCTCATCTGGTCACCCGTCGGTAACCGCAGCGGCCGAATGGCGCGGCGACGTCTACGCCGCCAACTGCCCGACCCGCTTGCTGCTGGACCGGATCGCGGACAAGTGGACGGTGTTGTTGCTGACCACATTGGCGGATGAGCCGATGCGCTTTAACGCCCTGAAGCGCCGCATCGAGGGCGTGTCGCAGAAGATGCTCAGCCAGACCCTGCGCCAGATGGAGCGCGATGGCCTGGCGACCCGGTCGGTAGAGGCCACGGTTCCCGTATCCGTCACCTATGCGATCACGCCTCTGGGGCGGACCCTGGTCGAGGCGCTTCAGCCGGTGATCGATTGGGCCGAGACGCGTATGCCGCAAGTCGCCGCGGCGCAGGCCGCCTACGACGCGCGCGGATCATGA
- a CDS encoding DUF47 domain-containing protein: protein MLSWFQALLPKEDNFFRLFDAHAATLVKGAEALRGMLDGGEATPGWCQKIVDHENEADEVAREVLFAVRRSFITPFDRSDIRGLTNSLDDTIDQMQKTAKVVTLYEMRDFAPKMRELADIAVQCGALTAEAVSLLPAMRKNHDRLNELTEQIARLESQSDTLYDEGMKALYELHRHDMTGGNTLWFIIGGEIYDHLEKVIDRFEDVANRINGVLVEHL from the coding sequence ATGCTGAGCTGGTTCCAGGCGCTGCTGCCCAAGGAAGACAATTTCTTCCGCCTGTTCGACGCCCACGCCGCGACCCTGGTGAAGGGGGCGGAGGCCCTGCGCGGCATGCTGGACGGCGGCGAGGCCACGCCCGGCTGGTGCCAGAAGATCGTCGACCATGAAAATGAGGCCGACGAGGTCGCGCGCGAGGTCCTGTTCGCCGTGCGCCGCAGCTTCATCACCCCGTTCGACCGTTCGGACATTCGCGGCCTGACCAACTCGCTGGACGACACCATCGACCAGATGCAGAAGACGGCCAAGGTCGTCACCCTGTATGAGATGCGCGACTTTGCTCCCAAGATGCGCGAGCTGGCCGACATCGCCGTCCAGTGCGGCGCCCTGACGGCCGAGGCCGTGTCCCTGCTGCCGGCCATGCGCAAGAACCACGATCGCCTGAACGAGCTGACCGAACAGATCGCCCGTCTGGAGAGCCAGAGCGACACCCTCTACGACGAAGGCATGAAGGCCCTCTATGAGTTGCACCGCCACGACATGACGGGCGGCAATACGCTGTGGTTCATCATCGGCGGCGAGATCTATGACCACCTGGAGAAGGTCATCGACCGGTTCGAGGACGTCGCGAACCGTATCAACGGCGTCCTGGTCGAGCACCTGTAG
- a CDS encoding inorganic phosphate transporter, translated as MDHALLILIFLIGVALLFDFLNGLHDAANSIATIVATRVLPPIYAVGWAAFFNFIAFLFFGLHVADTIGRGIISPDVISDQVIFGALMGAISWNVITWLAGIPSSSSHALVGGLLGAGIAKAGTSAVVIAGVLKTVGAIFMSPAIGFLLALLLVLIVSWLFAKANPNFADRIFRGLQFVSASAYSLGHGGNDAQKTMGIIAILLYSRGMLGGEFHVPFWVVITCQAAIALGTLFGGWKIVHTMGSRITRLSPQQGFCAETGGAITLFAATSMGIPVSTTHTITGAIVGVGAAKRVSAVRWSVARSIVTAWFITMPAAAAIGAIFYFLGGLFLT; from the coding sequence ATGGATCACGCCCTCCTGATCCTGATCTTCCTGATCGGCGTCGCCCTGCTGTTCGACTTCCTGAACGGTCTGCACGACGCGGCCAACTCGATCGCCACCATCGTCGCGACGCGCGTCCTGCCGCCGATCTATGCGGTCGGCTGGGCGGCCTTCTTCAACTTCATCGCCTTCCTCTTTTTCGGCCTGCACGTGGCCGACACGATCGGGCGGGGGATCATCTCGCCCGACGTGATCTCGGATCAGGTGATCTTCGGCGCCCTGATGGGGGCCATCAGCTGGAACGTCATCACCTGGCTGGCCGGGATTCCGTCTTCCAGCTCGCACGCGCTGGTCGGCGGTCTGCTGGGCGCGGGCATCGCCAAGGCGGGAACCAGCGCCGTGGTGATCGCGGGGGTGCTGAAGACGGTGGGCGCCATCTTCATGTCGCCGGCGATCGGCTTCCTGCTGGCCCTGTTGCTGGTGCTGATCGTGTCCTGGCTGTTCGCCAAGGCGAATCCGAACTTTGCGGATCGTATCTTCAGGGGGCTGCAGTTCGTCTCGGCCTCAGCCTATTCCCTGGGCCACGGCGGCAATGACGCGCAGAAGACCATGGGGATCATCGCTATCCTGCTCTACTCGCGTGGGATGTTGGGCGGCGAGTTCCACGTGCCCTTCTGGGTGGTCATCACCTGTCAGGCGGCCATCGCGCTCGGCACCCTGTTCGGCGGTTGGAAGATCGTCCACACCATGGGCTCGCGCATCACGCGGCTCAGCCCTCAGCAAGGTTTCTGCGCCGAGACGGGCGGGGCCATCACCCTGTTCGCCGCGACCAGCATGGGCATTCCGGTCTCGACCACCCACACCATCACCGGCGCTATCGTCGGCGTGGGCGCGGCAAAGCGGGTCTCGGCCGTGCGCTGGAGCGTGGCGCGCAGCATCGTCACCGCCTGGTTCATCACCATGCCCGCCGCCGCCGCTATCGGCGCGATCTTCTACTTCCTTGGCGGGCTGTTTCTGACCTGA
- a CDS encoding NUDIX hydrolase, which translates to MMITSRETRRWVIPKGGRMVGKTDPQAAAQEAYEEAGVQGETLDTVIGHFRYGKRLKTGAVQACVVAVYPLEVLIQLGAWPEDQQRQRRWMSQAEAAEAVHEADLAQLIREFRPL; encoded by the coding sequence ATGATGATCACCTCGCGCGAGACCCGGCGCTGGGTCATCCCCAAGGGTGGGCGCATGGTCGGCAAGACCGACCCGCAGGCGGCCGCCCAGGAAGCCTATGAGGAGGCGGGGGTGCAGGGCGAGACCCTGGACACGGTCATCGGACATTTCCGTTATGGCAAGCGGCTGAAGACGGGAGCCGTCCAGGCCTGTGTCGTGGCTGTCTATCCGCTGGAAGTCCTCATCCAGCTCGGTGCATGGCCCGAGGATCAGCAACGTCAACGTCGCTGGATGTCTCAGGCCGAGGCGGCGGAAGCGGTCCATGAGGCCGATCTGGCCCAGTTGATCCGGGAATTTCGTCCCCTTTGA
- a CDS encoding DUF2059 domain-containing protein: protein MRHIYIIAAIVGLVFAGPVAAQTSGRQALAERYVQLSLIGMDKMMQEQLDAQIAQWDASVPAEQARWFRRHALPIMETHMQPMIVAMTSDYAERFTEAELGALVAFYETPMGRGIARKQMEAGMEQGELLQQFEVAYLTDLMTKFCAQFDCEGAAPKGDAAGKPSRR, encoded by the coding sequence ATGCGTCATATCTACATCATCGCCGCGATCGTCGGGCTTGTGTTCGCGGGGCCGGTGGCGGCCCAGACGTCCGGACGGCAGGCCTTGGCCGAACGTTATGTGCAGCTGTCGCTCATCGGCATGGACAAGATGATGCAGGAACAGCTTGATGCCCAGATCGCGCAATGGGACGCCTCTGTTCCGGCCGAGCAGGCCCGCTGGTTCCGTCGTCATGCATTGCCGATCATGGAAACCCACATGCAGCCCATGATCGTCGCGATGACGAGCGACTACGCTGAACGGTTTACGGAAGCAGAACTGGGTGCGCTGGTCGCTTTTTATGAAACGCCCATGGGGCGTGGCATCGCGCGCAAGCAGATGGAGGCGGGTATGGAGCAGGGGGAGCTGCTGCAGCAGTTTGAAGTTGCATACCTGACAGACCTGATGACCAAGTTCTGCGCTCAGTTCGATTGCGAGGGCGCGGCGCCCAAAGGGGACGCCGCAGGAAAGCCGTCACGCCGTTGA
- the rplJ gene encoding 50S ribosomal protein L10: MDRAQKAESIESLKSVFADAGAVVVTHNLGLTVAEMEDLRGRLRKEGGAFKVVKNRLALKALGVEEGSAYHDLFKGPVGIAYAADPVTAAKVAAEFAKGNDKFKLIGGFMGDKVLDAAGVDALSKLPSLDQLRGKLIGLLQAPATKVAGVLQAPAGQLARVFNAYATKDAA; this comes from the coding sequence ATGGACCGCGCACAAAAAGCCGAGTCGATCGAATCGCTGAAGAGCGTGTTCGCCGACGCGGGCGCCGTGGTCGTGACCCACAACCTGGGTCTGACCGTTGCGGAGATGGAAGACCTGCGTGGTCGCCTTCGTAAAGAAGGCGGCGCGTTCAAGGTGGTGAAGAACCGTCTGGCGCTGAAGGCGCTGGGCGTCGAGGAAGGCTCTGCCTACCACGATCTGTTCAAGGGTCCGGTGGGCATCGCCTACGCCGCTGATCCGGTCACCGCTGCGAAGGTCGCGGCTGAATTCGCCAAGGGCAACGACAAGTTCAAGCTCATCGGTGGTTTCATGGGCGACAAGGTGCTGGACGCTGCTGGCGTCGACGCCCTGTCCAAGCTGCCGTCGCTGGACCAACTGCGTGGCAAGCTGATCGGCCTGCTGCAAGCCCCGGCGACCAAGGTTGCTGGCGTCCTGCAAGCACCCGCCGGCCAACTGGCTCGCGTCTTCAACGCGTACGCGACCAAAGACGCCGCCTAA
- the rplL gene encoding 50S ribosomal protein L7/L12, with protein MADLAKIVEELSALTVLEAAELSKLLEDKWGVSAAAPVAVAVAGGAAAPAEAAEEQTEFTVVLVDGGDKKINVIKEVRGVRTDLGLKEAKDLVEGAPQNVVENVSKQVAEELKKKLEEAGAKIQIK; from the coding sequence ATGGCTGATCTCGCCAAGATCGTTGAAGAACTGTCGGCTCTGACCGTCCTGGAAGCCGCTGAACTGTCGAAGCTGCTGGAAGACAAGTGGGGCGTCTCGGCCGCCGCTCCGGTCGCCGTCGCCGTCGCCGGTGGCGCCGCTGCTCCGGCTGAAGCCGCTGAAGAGCAAACCGAGTTCACCGTTGTCCTGGTTGACGGCGGCGACAAGAAGATCAACGTGATCAAGGAAGTCCGCGGCGTCCGCACCGACCTGGGTCTGAAGGAAGCCAAGGACCTGGTCGAAGGCGCTCCGCAGAACGTCGTCGAGAACGTCTCGAAGCAAGTCGCTGAAGAGCTGAAGAAGAAGCTCGAAGAAGCCGGCGCCAAGATCCAGATCAAGTAA
- a CDS encoding type 1 glutamine amidotransferase domain-containing protein yields the protein MKILMVLTSHDQLGDTGHKTGFWLEEFAAPYYALKDAGAEIVIASPKGGQPPLDPKSDAEDAQSEDTHRFKADAEAQGALANTQKLAEVKAGDFDAVFYPGGHGPLWDLANDPVSIALIEAFAAAGKPTGFVCHAPGVLKDVKGADGQPLVKGRAVTGFTNSEEAAVGLTEVVPFLVEDMLTAKGGRYSKGADWASYVLTDGALVTGQNPASSREAADALLALLKA from the coding sequence ATGAAGATCCTGATGGTCCTGACGTCGCACGATCAGCTCGGCGACACCGGCCACAAGACCGGCTTCTGGCTGGAAGAGTTCGCCGCCCCCTATTACGCGCTGAAGGATGCGGGGGCCGAGATCGTCATCGCCTCACCCAAGGGCGGCCAGCCGCCTTTGGACCCCAAGAGCGACGCCGAGGACGCCCAGAGCGAGGACACCCATCGCTTCAAGGCTGACGCCGAGGCGCAAGGCGCGCTGGCCAATACGCAGAAACTGGCCGAGGTGAAGGCCGGAGATTTCGACGCCGTCTTCTATCCCGGCGGGCATGGGCCGTTGTGGGACCTGGCCAATGATCCGGTCTCTATCGCTTTGATCGAGGCCTTCGCCGCCGCCGGCAAGCCGACGGGCTTTGTCTGTCACGCGCCGGGCGTGCTGAAGGACGTGAAGGGGGCGGACGGCCAGCCGCTGGTGAAGGGGCGGGCGGTGACGGGCTTCACCAACAGCGAGGAGGCGGCTGTGGGCCTGACCGAGGTCGTGCCCTTCCTGGTCGAGGACATGCTGACGGCCAAGGGCGGGCGCTACAGCAAGGGCGCGGACTGGGCCTCCTATGTCCTGACGGACGGCGCCTTGGTCACCGGTCAGAATCCGGCCTCGTCGCGCGAGGCAGCCGATGCGCTGTTGGCCTTGTTGAAGGCCTGA
- a CDS encoding M61 family metallopeptidase: MTRRLPAAALALLLTSVASTALAHAPQAWTGPQAPAAPTPQNTPLGLPRALPPIPAPTAETYPGVIKYEVDATDVERKIVRVRQTIPVTAGPLVLLYPKFLPGNHAATGPIQLISGVTVTSGATRIDWLRDTIDPNAFHIDVPQGVSEIVVEFQWLTQPDNSTWRVVMTPEMINLQWEKALLYPAGYRSTGITFAPSIRLPEGWKYGVALDTERYENGVATFRPTDLYTLIDSPLFGGAHFQRIEIDPRGEAVHLNIVADEAKNIAPTPEQIAWFENLVTQTDRLFGARPYDRYDFLVAATAKMGGIGLEHHRSSENSVPTDFFTNWGKNMGAVGLLPHEFVHAWNGKRQRPADELTANHNIPTQNTLLWVYEGQTEYWGDVLTARSGLASKEDILVTVAENAAFYDNQPGREWRPLQDVNNHNLLGYRTSNPYSSWMRGTGDYYRESLLIWLDADTLIREATGGKKSLDDFAKGFFGGDDGSWAPRGYTFDDVVAALNAVHPHDWASFLRTRLDASGPDAKAPLDGLARGGYRLTYTDNLTAGEKRVQSGWATDFQYSLGFTLSSSNKLTGIRWGGRAFEADIGPGWELVAVNERAASAEVLRDAVTAAKGTDKPISLLLKNGDRYRTVAFDYHDGLRYPRLERIPGTPDRIGDILSPRRR, encoded by the coding sequence ATGACCCGACGCCTGCCTGCCGCCGCCCTCGCCCTGTTGCTGACCTCGGTCGCCTCGACCGCCCTGGCTCATGCCCCGCAGGCCTGGACCGGCCCGCAGGCGCCGGCCGCGCCCACGCCCCAGAACACGCCCCTGGGCCTGCCCCGCGCCCTGCCGCCGATCCCAGCTCCGACCGCTGAGACCTACCCCGGCGTCATCAAGTATGAGGTCGACGCCACCGACGTCGAACGCAAGATCGTCCGCGTCCGTCAGACCATCCCGGTCACGGCCGGCCCCCTGGTCCTGCTCTATCCCAAGTTCCTGCCCGGCAACCACGCCGCCACCGGCCCGATCCAGCTGATCTCGGGCGTGACCGTGACCAGCGGCGCAACTCGCATCGACTGGCTGCGCGACACCATCGACCCCAACGCCTTCCATATCGATGTGCCGCAGGGCGTCAGCGAGATCGTGGTCGAGTTCCAGTGGCTGACTCAGCCGGACAACTCGACATGGCGCGTCGTCATGACGCCGGAAATGATCAACCTGCAGTGGGAAAAGGCCCTGCTCTATCCCGCCGGCTACCGCTCGACCGGCATAACCTTCGCCCCCTCGATCCGCCTGCCCGAGGGCTGGAAATACGGCGTGGCGCTGGACACCGAGCGCTATGAGAACGGCGTGGCCACCTTCCGCCCCACCGACCTCTATACCCTGATCGACAGCCCCCTGTTCGGCGGCGCCCACTTCCAACGCATCGAAATCGACCCGCGTGGCGAAGCCGTCCACCTGAACATCGTCGCCGACGAAGCCAAGAACATCGCCCCGACGCCGGAACAAATCGCCTGGTTCGAGAACCTGGTGACCCAGACCGACCGCCTGTTCGGCGCCCGCCCCTATGACCGCTACGACTTCCTGGTGGCCGCCACGGCGAAGATGGGCGGAATCGGGCTGGAGCATCACCGCTCGTCCGAGAACTCGGTCCCGACCGATTTCTTCACCAACTGGGGCAAGAACATGGGCGCGGTCGGCCTGCTGCCGCACGAGTTCGTCCACGCCTGGAACGGCAAGCGCCAGCGCCCCGCCGACGAGCTGACCGCCAACCACAACATCCCGACGCAGAACACGCTGCTGTGGGTCTATGAAGGCCAGACGGAATACTGGGGCGACGTGCTGACCGCCCGCTCGGGCCTGGCGTCGAAGGAAGACATTCTGGTCACCGTGGCCGAGAACGCCGCCTTCTATGACAACCAGCCGGGCCGCGAGTGGCGCCCGCTGCAGGACGTCAACAACCACAACCTGCTCGGTTACCGGACCAGCAATCCCTATTCGTCGTGGATGCGCGGCACCGGCGACTACTACCGCGAAAGCCTGCTGATCTGGCTGGACGCCGACACCCTGATCCGCGAGGCGACGGGCGGCAAGAAGTCGCTCGACGACTTCGCCAAGGGCTTTTTCGGTGGCGACGACGGTTCCTGGGCCCCGCGCGGCTACACCTTCGACGACGTGGTCGCGGCCCTGAACGCCGTCCATCCGCACGACTGGGCCAGCTTCCTGCGCACACGCCTGGACGCCAGCGGCCCAGACGCCAAGGCCCCCTTGGATGGTCTTGCGCGCGGCGGCTACCGCCTGACCTACACCGACAACCTGACCGCAGGCGAAAAGCGCGTCCAGTCGGGCTGGGCCACCGACTTCCAGTATTCGCTGGGCTTCACCCTATCCTCGTCGAACAAGCTGACCGGCATCCGCTGGGGCGGTCGCGCCTTCGAGGCCGACATCGGTCCCGGCTGGGAACTGGTCGCTGTCAACGAGCGCGCCGCATCGGCCGAGGTGCTGCGTGACGCCGTCACCGCCGCCAAGGGGACGGACAAGCCGATCTCGCTCCTGCTCAAGAACGGCGACCGCTACCGCACCGTGGCCTTCGACTACCACGACGGCCTGCGCTACCCGCGCCTGGAGCGTATCCCCGGCACGCCGGACCGGATCGGCGACATCCTCAGCCCCCGCCGCCGCTGA